The genomic segment GCAGCGGGAAAAGGCGTTCGAGCCGTAATTCCAATAGGAAACGGAGTTGTCCTTCACATTTCTCCAGTTAATGCGGAGAGGAACGGAGGATTCGTCCCACTGCCCTCCGTGCGAGGAAACCGGGGCAGCCGCACCgggaaaagacttttttttttttttggctttaaaTCTAATAGAAAACGAGCTGCTGTTTGCTCCTCTGTTTGTTCCCACTCAGTGCTGGGCGACGTCCCGTTGCTTTGCCCCGTTTTTCATCCCCCCAACGCTGTGGGATCCGTGCCAGGACCCAACGCAGCGCCGTCCCCGCATTCATTGACCCCTCGCTTTAATCCGATTTCGGCTATGAATAGCAGCCGGGAGCGGCGGGGGGAGGGAAGCGCGGAGGGCTGCGTGTCTCATCCCGCCCCGTTTGGACACTCGCTGCTCTGCACATCCCTCATTGGGATCCGCCAccctcccccttccttccccccccccccgccatgGCTTCTCTGTTCGCTGGGAAAGTATTGATCGTCAACAACAGAGACCGGGATGAGGTGGAGACGGAGAGGGAGCTGTGTTTGGCCCTGGAGAACAGAGTGATGCTGCTGTATTTCGGGGCGGCTGAATGCCCGCAGTGCCGGAGCTTCGTGCCACGGCTGAAGGATTTCTTTGTGAGGTTGACAGATGAGTTCTACGTGGAACGGGCATCGCAGCTGTGTTTGGTGTACGTGTCCCAAGACGCCACCGCGCAGCAAGAGGAGGCCTTCCTGAAGTCCATGCCCAAGAGGTGGCTGTCGTTACCCTTCGGGGATGAGTTCAAGAGGTGGGtggtggggttgggggggttCTTTGGGGTCGTAGGAGTGCGGAATGATGGAGTGGTTGGGAGGGAAGGGACTGTAAGGATAATAGAATTGTAGGTTGGGTTGGGTGGGAGGGGAACttaaaagatcacagaatcgtagaatggttttggttggaaggaccttaaagatcgcAGAGTCGCGGAATCACAGAGTgggtttggttggaagggacctaaaaaGATCACGGGATCATggaatggttttggttggaaggaccttaaagattggagaatcatggaatcacagactgggtttggttggaagggatcttaaagatcacagaatcgtggaatggttttggttggagggaccttaaagattgcAGAGTCGTGGAATCATAGAGTgggtttggttggaagggatcttaaagatcacagaatcatggaatggttttggttggaaggaccttaaagattggagaatcatggaatcacagactgggtttggttggaagggacctaaaaaGATCACAGACCCATACAATGTCTtgggtttgggttgaaaggcTTCTTAAAGATCAAAGAGACAGAGAATGggttgggttagaagggacttcaaagattATAGATGGAAACATAGAACCGTAGAGACACAGAAATtcttaggttggaagggtcctcaaaggTGGTGGGATGATAGAGTCATAGAAAgatggaatcatggaatggttgggcTGAACAGGACCTTAAAggtcaaagaatcatagaagaACAGagtgggttgggttggaaggatccttgaaggtcacagaatcacaaaattttAGGGTGGCGTGGGCTGGGAGtgaccttgaagatcatagaaccatagaatggtttgggttggaagggaccttaaaaatcatcagaCGGTAGAATCGTAGGATTGTAGATCCATAGAACCcaagatcatagaaccacagtatggtttgggttgggagggtccttgTGACCCATCCAGGCCCAGTCCTGTTGCCACAGGCTGATTGCCACACACTCAATTAGGAAATGGGATTTACCACAACGTCATTAACGGCCGAGCGAGGTGCAGGTAACACTGACAACTCCTTCCAGCCCCTCTTGGAGCCATTTTGGAGTTTGTACTTTAATGAATACCGAGGAACTCTGAGTGCAGCAGGTCTTGAATTGAGATTTCTTCCCTTTGCAGGGAACTGGAGCTGCGCTTTGCGGTGTCTGAGgtgcccagggtggtggtgttGAAACCCAACGGGGACGTCATCGTCGGGAACGCCGTGGATGAGATCACCAGCATGGGTCCTGCCTGCTTCCAGAACTGGCaggaggcagctgagctggtggacAGGAATTTCCGACTGGCTGAGGATTTTGATGACTGTGCCAGGAGGAGCATCAGCGACCCCTTCCGGCGCCTCAAGTACAAACTGGGCAAGGGGGAGAAATCCGGGAGTGAAGAGCAGAAGGAGGATGGTGATGAGTCCTCATAGGGATGTCTGGGACCCAGTCGGGTCACCTGGGGACATCCCTTGGGTTGTTGTCCCTATGTGATCAACTGGGGACATCCCTTGGGTTGTTGTCCCTATGTGATCAATTGGGGACATCCCTTGGGTTGTTGTCCCTATGTGATCAATTGGGGACATCCCTTGGGTTGCTGTTCCTATGTGATCACTTGGGGACATCCCTTGGGTTGTTGTCCCTATGTGATCAATTGGGGACATCCCTTGGGTTGCTGTTCCTATGTGATCACTTGGGGACATCCCTTGGGTTGCTGTCCCTATGTGATCAATTGGGGACATCCCTTAGGCTGTTGTCCCTATGTGATCACTTGGGCACATCCCTTGGGCTGTTGTCCCTATGTGATCAACTGGGGACATCCGTTGGGCTGTTGTCCCTAGGTGATCAATTGGGGACATCTTTTGGGTTGTTGTCCCTATGTGATCAATTGGGGACATCCCTTGGGTTGCTGTCCCTCTGTGATCAATTGGGGACATCCCTTGGGTTGCTGTCCCTCTGTGATCAATTGGGGACATCCCTTGGGTTGCTGTCCCTATGTGATCAACTGGGGACATCTTTTGGGTTGCTGTCCTTATGTGATCACTTGGGGACATCCCTTGGGTTGTTGTCCCTATGTGATCAATTGGGGACATCCCTTGGGTTGTTGTCCCTATGTGATCACTTGGGGACATCTTTTGGATTTCTGTCCTTATGTGATCAACTGGGGACATCTTTTGGGCTGCTGCTCCTATGTGATCAACTGGGGACATCCCTTGGGTTGCTGTCCCTATGTGATCAACTGGGGACATCTTTTGGGTTGCTGTCCTTATGTGATCACTTGGGGACATCCCTTGGGTTGCTGTCCTTATGTGATCACTTGGGGACATCCCTTGGGTTGTTGTCCCTATGTGATCAATTGGGGACATCCCTTGGGTTGTTGTCCCTATGTGATCACTTGGGGACATCTTTTGGATTTCTGTCCTTATGTGATCAACTGGGGACATCCCTTGGGTTGCTGTCCCTATGTGATCAACTGGGGACATCTGTTGGGCTGTTGTCCCTATGTGATCAACTGGGGACATCCCTTGGGTTGCTGTCCCTATGTGATCAACTGGGGACATCTTTTGGGTTGCTGTCCTTATGTGATCAATTGGGGACATCTTTTGGGTTGCTGCCCCTATGTGATCAATTGGGGACATCTGTTGGGCTGTTGTCCCTATGTGATCAATTGGGGACATCAACACCAACACCAGCATCTGTCTTTCTTCAAAACCTCAGCTAAAATTGTGTTCGCTTCCTGAAAGTCGAATCGTTCTGACACAAATTCCGTCCCCTCGCGTGGCTCCTTGCGCCGCCCGCTGCTCATTCACAGCTTCTCCATTCCACCACGAAGGGAAGAGCCAAGAATTTAGAAACTCGTGGGATGCAAAGGATCTGGGCCCTGCTGGCAGGCAGACGGAGAGGCTGAGCGAGGGTGGCTGGTTTGACTTGCTTGCTCACTTAATCCTCTTTGCCCGGCGAGTTGGGCAGGTAGACGAGGAATAATCCCATAAAACAAATGGCTGGGAGGCTCCCTGCGTTACAAACGTCCTTCTTTGGCTGCTCCCCGTGTTCTGTGTGGCACCGAGAtgcaaagaaaacctgaaagcCCTTCCGGGTCACAAATTGGTGGAGGAGTGAAACCGAGCTGCACGCTGTGCTCTGGTGGTAATGGGGCGATGCTGCATTTCCTCGGGggcagctggaggaaaaaataacgATTTCAATGGCAAATAACAAAGCTGGAGAAATGGGAAGGAGGTGGAGGGCAGCGTTTTCACCTCAAAGTGAACACAGGCTGTAAATTGGCGCTCGGGTGCTGCTTGTCCCCGTGTAAATAGAAAGACACCCAGCACTGGaatttatggaaagaaaaataacatcaaagGTGGACTTTTACCAGCCCTACCCGTTGGGTTTTTAATCCACTGGGTTTTTAACTCATGGAGTTTTTAATCCATTGGGTTTTTAATCCGTTGGATTTTTACTCCATTGGGTTTTTAATCCATTGGATTTTTACTCCATTGGGTTTTTAATCCATTGGGTTTTTAATCCTTTGGGTTTTTACTCCATTGGGTTTTTAATCCGTTGGGTTTTTAACTCATGGAGTTTTTAACCCATTGGGTTTTTACTCCATTGGGTTTTTAATCCATTGGGTTTTTAATCCATTGGGTTTTTACTCCATTGGGTTTTTAATCCATTGGGTTTTTAACTCATGGAGTTTTTAACCCATTGGGTTTTTAACTCATTGATGTTTTAAGCCACTTTTTAATCTAATTGGGTTTTTAACCCATCGGGCTTTTAACCGATCGGGTTTTTAACCCAATGGGTTTTTCTCCGTTCAGAGCCAAAAAAATTGCTCTTTTCTTGgttattctgtgaaaaacaaaacaaaacaaaacaaaacaaaacaaaacaaaacaaaacaaaacgggttattgtgggggaaaaaaaaagaaaacaaacaaacaaacaaaagaaaccaaaaacacagcaaacccagtgagaaaatgacagcaaagCACGAACTGAAGTGGGAAGCAATACTGTGCCAACAGGGTTGGGTTGGGTCCTCAAAGAGAATAGAACCACACAATGGGTTGAGTTGGGTCCTCAAAGATAATAGGACCACAGAATGTGTTGAGTTGAGTCCTCAAAGAGaatagaaccatggaatgggttgagttgggtCCTCAAAGAtaatagaaccacagaatgggttgagttgggtcctcaaagaacacaaaaccatagaatgggttgggttgggtccTCGAAGAgaatagaaccatagaatgggttgggttgggtccTCAAAGAgaatagaaccacagaatgggttgggttgggtccTCAAAaattatagaaccatagaatggtttgggttgggtcCTCAAAgaacacagaaccacagaatgggttgggttgggtccTCAAAGAgaatagaaccatagaatggtttgggttgggtcCTCAAAGAtaatagaaccatagaatgggttgagttgggtccccaaaaaacacagaaccacagaatggatTGAGTTGGGTCCTCAAAGATAATAggaccacagaatggtttgggttgggtcCTCAAAgaacacagaaccacagaatgggttgagttgggtCCTCAAAGAtaatagaaccacagaatggtttgggttgggtcCTCAAAgaacacagaaccacagaatgggttgagttgggtCCTCAAAGAtaatagaaccatagaatgggttgagttgggtCCTCAAAGAGAATAGAACCATGGAGTGGGTTGAGTTGGGTCCccaaaaaacacagaaccacagaatggatTGAGTTGGGTCCTCAAAGAgaatagaaccacagaatgggtTGAGTTGTGTCCtcaaaggtcacagaaccacagaatgggttgagttgggtCCTCAAAgaacacagaaccacagaatgggttgagttgggtCCTCAAAGGTCATACAACTGTAGAACCATAGGATGGATTGGGTTGGGGGAATCCTTAAGGATCACAGGCCAGCTTGGGAAGTCCTGCACGAAGCTCAGCttcagaagagctggaaaagagcagagctgtcttTCTGCAGGGGAATTCAGCGCGATAGAAACCCTGAAgcagaagggaggggaaaacTCCCTGCCCACCTCCACAGCTTCAGATCGGGATGGAGTTGGGCTCCTCCGTTCCAAATATCACACACTATGGTTGGTGTCactcttgctttgcttttcaccACGTCACACAAttccaccccacagccccaaatgatctgcaggcagcagtggaaCGGCAAAGACGCCTCCCAGCCTGCAGAGAGCAAAGGGTTAAAAAGCGAGCACTGGGTGGGAGGATCCgtctgggaagggaagggactCATTTCACAACTCCCAAAAGGAATGTGGAAAATCCACATTGCCTGACACCTGCCCCAGGTTCCTGCCCCAGGTTCCTGCCCCAGGTTCCTGCCCCACGCGTAGATCCGTTCTCCATCCGACTCCAGAGTCTGCAAAGGGAAGCAGGACATCAACAGCGACGCCGTTCCTGGCTTCATCAGCAACCACCGAGATGCAGCAGTGATGGCTGAGGGATTTTATGGCTTTTTTATTGCTGCAGGAGTTGGATCgatgatccctgtgggtcccttccaaacctggACATTCGGTGACgctgcgattctgtgattccacgaTTCTACGATTTCACGATTCTGTGCTTCCTGCTCCATCTTTTAGCCAAGGGCAGGCAATGAAAGGAGATGGAAAACATCTGAGAGATGAAAAACCCTCTCTAAGAGATGGAAATTATTCTCTGCAGATCGCCTGAGCCAACATTTCCTCTTGCAAATACTGCACTATGTGAGAGAGACCGACACAGAAATGCGCTGCGATAGCAAACGGGCGTTCAAGGCTTTTGATACCCAAGCTTTGCTAAAGGAAAGTTTCCTAAATTTGAGTTTCTACTTGCTGAAAAGAGGAAATTTGGGCATTAAAACCTGCTTCAGTCATTTCTCCAAAGGCACTGGGTGCAGCTCTACTGGGTTAGGAAACCCATAGGatgagttgggttggaagagaggATTCCAACCGCAAAGGGATAAATGCAAAGAGGTGCTGACCATGAACGGGTCGGGATCCTGGGATGATGCTGATGGATTCCTGGGGAGATTCCTTTCCCTTGAGCACAGCTCCCACTCGGGAATCCCAGCTGCTTCCTGGGCTCCGTCCCATTGCCCCACACCTGAGCGCTGCGCCAGGGAAATTCTCCGCGTCGCCCAGCACCTAAAGAGCATCGATGGGAAATTTCAGTGCCTCCGAGAGCTCTTCCAAGAAGGTAAGCAAGAAAAACAATCGCTTATGACTATTAATATAATAAATGActattaatataataaaaactGGTTGTTGTTTACAAATGTAAGAAGCTCCCTTATTGGCTTGCAAGACGAGTAGATTGACAAGAGCAAAAGCTGCGTCATCCTTTATTTGCTCAAACCAATGACCTTACATGTCCTGGAGACCATCCTCCATTCTGCCCCTCTCTCTGTGGGTGTTTAATTACTCCAGTGGCTTCTCCTGTAACGAGGAGCGCTAACGGATGAAGCGTGGCAGCACTCAGCCCTCTGAACGCTTGGGTTCCCTCCAAAtacaatgagaaataaaaaaccTGAAGTGCTCCCAAGGGCGCTGGGATGAcgtgcaggcagagcagctccgTGCTGCCCTGTAATCCATCAGCACAAATAAAATCCTCCCCCCCCCAGGAGAAATTTCCTCCCCTGCCGTCCTGCTCCCTCCACCCACAGCCCTTGTGGCGTCTGTTCGCCGTGCTGAACGGGTTGGGTGGGTGCTGCTCCTCCAATTAACCGCAgccattttctctttgctttgggGTTTTTACCCGTCGCAGCCCCCAAACGATGCCGGATGCAAATGGAAATCAGATGTGCCCAGGCTGGCTCTGGTTGGGGGTGTTTTTCCCCGTGAAATGGGTCCGTGTGAACCCAGCAAGGCTGAGTGcgtggggttgggttgggataATCCCAGATAGGGCAGAAGAACtcatggagagcagctctggggagaaGGACTGGGGAGAGACCGCCTTGGATGgggtctgggcagcctgggctggtggggggcacccagcccataGCAGAGGTGGGGCTGAGGGGGCTTTGGGTTCCCCAACCCAACTGCACTGTGATtcagtggttctgtgatcttaaggttccttctaacccaaacccaaccccaccaccctctgtttctatgatcttcaaggaccctcccaacccaacccactCCATTCCATGGGTCTACGgcctttcaggacccttccaacccaaacccaacccaaccatcctctgtttctatgatcttcaaggaccctcccaacccacTCCATTCCATGGGTCTAcgatctttcaggacccttccaacccaaacccaaccccacCATTCTCTGTTTctatgatctttgaggaccctcccaacccaacccagTCCGTTCCATGGGTCTTCGgcctttcaggacccttccaacccaaacccaacccaaccattctctGTTTctatgatctttgaggacccTCTCAACCCAACCCACCTCAATCATTCTCTGTTTctatgatctttgaggaccctcccaacccaacccactCCATTCCATGGGTCTTCGgcctttcaggacccttccaacccaaacccaacccaaccattctgtttctatgatcttcaaggaccctcccaacccaacccagTCCATTCCATGGGCCTAcgatctttcaggacccttccaacccaaacccagCCCACTccgttctgtggttctgtggcacactgcagccctgcagcacaaagcaaagcGTCCATTGCTGGGGTCTGCATTGTAGAACCAGGACAAAAGGCAGTGGAGACCCTCACAAAGGTCCCTCACAAAGGTGATGAAGAAATGGACAATTTCCAGACCCATCCTCCCTCTCTAtattgtttttggtttttgagGGTGGTGGGGGGGTTGTTTTGGCCTTCATTGCTTGTTATTCTCCATTTTGCACAGCATTTCAATGTTCTGAGCAGCGTTCTGATGAACGATTCCCCCCTGGCAGAGGGGCAGGgatgcaaacaagaaaaaatatatatttattttattttattttattttattttattttattttattttattttacgTTTAATTTTAGGTGAAGCTGTTTCGGGCCCCGTCGAAGACAAACTGTCAGACCTCCTGCACGCCATCTCCTCCTTCCTGAACACCTATCCTGCTGTGAGCGGGGATGCCATCCAGCTGGCCACCGCCACGCTCGTCTCCAACATCAACGGTTGGTCAACGTTCCCTCTGGGGaatgcagctgctcagcagtaGGGGGACAAGCTCAGGTCCCTCGTGTTGGGGAGATGGTGATTTTagagcaggagaaaagctgGGGGAGGGTTAGGCTGACCCACAGAGCTGTTGGTTTGCACAGCGTTTGGTCACCAGGCATTGCGTGCTAATTAAGGAACGCAATTAACAGCCTCTCGGAGGTCGGAGCGATGCTCTGCTCCACTCTGAGCTCCTTTCAGTGCGAATCCTTCGTGCTCCTTCTATTCCTGCGTTGCACTTTTCTTTCTCGGGACTTCAGATCCCCTCGAATTCTGGTGGAAAATCCTGAAAGCTCGACAAATGGTTTCTACCCATTGAGCTGAGCTTCTAGAGG from the Lagopus muta isolate bLagMut1 chromosome 34, bLagMut1 primary, whole genome shotgun sequence genome contains:
- the NXNL1 gene encoding nucleoredoxin-like protein 1, which gives rise to MASLFAGKVLIVNNRDRDEVETERELCLALENRVMLLYFGAAECPQCRSFVPRLKDFFVRLTDEFYVERASQLCLVYVSQDATAQQEEAFLKSMPKRWLSLPFGDEFKRELELRFAVSEVPRVVVLKPNGDVIVGNAVDEITSMGPACFQNWQEAAELVDRNFRLAEDFDDCARRSISDPFRRLKYKLGKGEKSGSEEQKEDGDESS